From the genome of Acropora palmata chromosome 8, jaAcrPala1.3, whole genome shotgun sequence:
ttattctttgaaatcgaggtgaatagcggcagaatatttaccgagccgcaaagatcactgagtgagcATATACTAATCTagattattataataattatactgtACCTCTTAATCTCTTGCTCAGTTCTCTAGTGAAGAAAACTTGGCAAAGTTTGCTGACACTGTAGGTTGTTAATGCTTTATAATTCTCCTTCTTTTGACTGAAGACATTATCAACATCAATTTGCGACTTCACCCTGGTGTGCATTAAAGAGGACACATTGATGATTCTACTTGGTGCAGAGGTTTTCAGTTTATCCAGAAGAAGGTGTGTCAACAGAAAATGACTGAGATAATTCACTTGCATGGTGTTTTCAAATCCATCGACAGTTGACAAATATGGACCTAAATAGCCTGCATTATTAATCAGGATATCAACTCTCTCTTCTTCTCTCCCAATCTCTTCTGCAAAATCCCTTACTGATTGGAAAGATGCTAAGTCCAGTTTTCTCGCTTCCACGTTTCTGTTTCCAGTGTTATCTATTATGTCTGCAGCAGCTTGTAGCCCCTTTGTAATGTTTCGACAGCCAATGATCACCCTTGCCTTTCTCCACGCCAAGATCCTGGCAGTTTCTTTGCCAATGCCCGAATTTCCTCCAGTAATAATCACAGTTTTGCCTGTTGTTTAATCAAAACAGGGtgaaatgttgtttgtttcaaataattaaCCATATGAGACTGGCCAGTTTGAGGTGGCAAAAGTACCAACCAAGTTCTCAGTACATTAATACAAGGACCCTAGTTATTAACCAAGTTATTGTCACATTccaattattatcattactcaGTCTACATGACAGAtgcacattaattttgttgtttctcttcACCATGATATGACAACCTAAAGTACAGTATGTCTGTCCCTCAGGCTATGATCCCAGTGCACTTTTGACAATAAAGTacacaagaaaaatgctcCATTCTGATTAGCTGAGAGAATGGCAATTTTGTggaaacagtgcagaaaaaggTTCTCACTAACCACAACTTCTGATTGATCAATTGCCGGTTTTCtcatgacgtcacaaaattgaaactaCGAAACTAATGATCCTCTCGATGTATTACTTCAATGATGTATAAGAGCAGCTGAAAACTAATATTCATACAAATTTTTGTTCCGAATGGCTTCTTGGTTTTGTGAGAGACTACGCTTGAATTTCTAGGCTTTTGCGTGACGCGGTATTTACATCACGGCCGAGCTGGTTAAAAAGTGGCTTATTGCGAGACTTTTTTCGGGAAATTTGGCCATCTGAACAGTTCTTGCATTGGAAAAAGTAGTACTATATTGTTTTTGAGTTCCTCGAGAGATGAATTTACGCTTTTATAGCAAAACTCAGTGACAGATGTTTCTGTTGGTTtccggccgccatgttggtgcccatCCGGATGAgcaccaacatggcgtctCCATACAAAGCTCTGTAAATTTGGGTAACACACATCTGCGAATAGCGTGCGAATGAAAAACAGCAGAGACCTGATTCTTGGCGAGGTTGTTTATATTGCAATTATCTATCATATCCCAGATTCTTGACTCAATTTATTGAACCATTACGATTTTTACTTTTGATCACATGACTGatgaaaaccgagaatatTACTGGTCAGGAAACGTGCACATAATAATTACCTagtaatttttccatttaactTCAGCATCAACATGACATCATTTAAGGTGTCCAAGTTGTTAGTAACAAGTCATAATGAACAATTATAATGTGATGGCCTACATGTGCTTATGTAGAGACAAACAAAGTAACTAAAGTCTTATCTTTgtacaataaaattcattaattttttttgtcacaatctACCTTCAAGCTTGGCAGAGCTTGGGCAAGATGGTCCTTCATAATGAGCTTTTACAAGAGCTCCTAAAATAGCTGCAATTGGAATTACAGCCAGTAATAAAAGGCTGCCATATGTTTCCAATGAGGCTTGGTTGTAAAGGTCATGAACATTAGCTGCAAGATAAAAAAATCTATGATTAACCACAGAAAGAGTAACAACTAATGCAGACAATACATAACAATACATAACAATACATAAGCCTGTGTCACACTCACCTGCAGCAATTGCACTACTTTGCATGGAAGTAAGGTTTAGCTACAGTATATTGAAAACATGGCTGGTGGTAATTAGCAGAGTGGGATTTTTTGCAGCTTCTCCAGATCCCTGGATTCTTTAGATTGCAGTTTTTGAAACAATGTGGCTCACAAACAAGGCAAAGCTGTGAATACTGTATGTGATTGTGAAACTGGCTTATAATATGCAACAGTAATGAGTTTCATTCATTAAATAATGTTTGTAATCACAAAAATGCATACCCAACTTAGACGGTCATTACTACCAAAAATGCTGACCTCTATAGAATTAGAGTTCCCTGGAGGGCAACGGAAGATAAGAGACCGTGCAAACAAAGTTGTTTGGGATTGAACTCGCAAGCTTTAGATATCACTAGGTCATTGGGTAAAGCATACCTTGGGAACATTTTCCACAGCTTACTTTGCAGTGCTTTAACATCCATTTTGGGTTTTTCTTGCATTCTCCTTTGGCCGCCCAGTGGCCACACCGTGGGTGATGATCCTCACATGGTGCCGCTGAAAAAAACGAAAGCACATTATCCAATGAAATGATGAAACCCAAATTCAGTAAGCATTTCTATAAAGTTAACTACTTACAGTAAAATTTAAGGACGTGAAGAGTGATAAACATAACAACagataaaaattttttttttccaatcttGTAATTtgccaagaaaacaaattcagctttttcaacaaattacGTAATACTTGTAAGAGGAAATCATGTGCAAAATCAGTTGGCAATGAtcattacaaaatttaataatagttAGCAACTTAACCAATTACGGAAAAAAATCCATGTTGGATctcaagaataataataatattattgctagTCTCTTTAATTCTAGAAGTTTTGCTGATGTTCAATACAAATAATTGCTATTGATCTAAAGCATTTTTAATGGTGACCCAATTTCTGGGTAACTAAAACaccttaacaaaaaaaattattggtgTAGCTATTCCTATCCTGCCCCACCTGGAACAAAAAGTCTTATTACTATTACCATaatgaatttcttttgatACAAAAACCCTCTAACATTTGCCTATGTTAATTCACCTGTTTTGTGTAACAAAGCTGCCCAGCATGCGCAAAAGGGGAACTGAAGCCctcaattataataataattatttctcaaatgaCAGGTGGTTACAAAATTGACaaaacttttaaattaaaacaatttaagctccctaaaaaATACTAGTTTGTGGCTTCAGTCTCATCTCTACAAGGGGTTCTAATATTTGAAGGAAGCTAAGACCTTTCGTAAATATACTGAACACAGATGGCCACAAAATTTAATCATTTCTATTCAACAAAACACTTCACAAGCATATCACTAGACAAAAATGTATACTGTTGTCCTATCTCAACTTGTCGTTTTCGAGTTAAAATCCCGGTTTTCAACGGTTTTTTGTGGATTATGATCAACGTGTAGATGCATAAATATCACTTACCATCTGTAGGAGGGAAGATAATGGCCAA
Proteins encoded in this window:
- the LOC141889563 gene encoding retinol dehydrogenase 12-like — protein: MPQVVLKWLLYCVVLTLYLAIIFPPTDAAPCEDHHPRCGHWAAKGECKKNPKWMLKHCKVSCGKCSQANVHDLYNQASLETYGSLLLLAVIPIAAILGALVKAHYEGPSCPSSAKLEGKTVIITGGNSGIGKETARILAWRKARVIIGCRNITKGLQAAADIIDNTGNRNVEARKLDLASFQSVRDFAEEIGREEERVDILINNAGYLGPYLSTVDGFENTMQVNYLSHFLLTHLLLDKLKTSAPSRIINVSSLMHTRVKSQIDVDNVFSQKKENYKALTTYSVSKLCQVFFTRELSKRLRGSGVTVNALHPGVVGTDIFRNFRILRMWILQPILWFVMYFFFKTTNGGAQTSVYCAVAGELRNTSGEYFKDCELHKCSELAKDEKVSAGLWKHCEEITGLVKREL